One Nostoc punctiforme PCC 73102 DNA window includes the following coding sequences:
- a CDS encoding VOC family protein: MQILKVLTRVYLSPVDLDEAIAFYENLFTEKCWLWFQYSEAELELASVGSILLIAGSAEALSPFKSTHATFLVDSLNDFKEALIQQGAVILAEPNKVTTGANMRAMHPDGTIIEYLEFG; the protein is encoded by the coding sequence ATGCAAATTCTTAAAGTATTAACCAGAGTCTATCTTAGTCCAGTAGACTTGGATGAGGCGATCGCTTTCTATGAAAACCTCTTTACAGAAAAATGTTGGTTGTGGTTTCAATATTCCGAGGCTGAGTTGGAACTCGCAAGTGTGGGTTCTATTCTTTTAATTGCTGGTTCGGCAGAAGCACTCTCTCCATTCAAGAGTACACACGCCACATTTCTTGTGGACTCACTCAATGATTTTAAAGAAGCACTTATTCAACAGGGTGCAGTGATTCTGGCGGAACCGAACAAAGTTACCACTGGAGCGAATATGCGAGCGATGCATCCTGATGGAACTATTATTGAGTATCTTGAGTTTGGATAA